The Ananas comosus cultivar F153 linkage group 2, ASM154086v1, whole genome shotgun sequence genome contains a region encoding:
- the LOC109704018 gene encoding type I inositol polyphosphate 5-phosphatase 5-like, translated as MSNHNPSFDMTKSSTSDNSVKNDKKKKSIISNIFGKKGKNGRSSDDDIFSRREIVLDLERRYVARRSFLDASPFVRKSFSDRHCSSRIEGLNLCGFDRPKRQVVEVQEIRVFVATWNVGGKPPNNGLNLEDFLQVEGSSDIYVLGFQEIVPLNAGNVLVIEDNEPAAKWLGLICQALNKPRDQSAKDDSSESNSGSKHYRDSKSSSGLLFFQKPSLKVLSKNYRVDSALVKTCNCSSEPSRMRRRARELREFIYRIESGSDEDSPTTDFSGSDLRSNMNYCLISSKQMVGLFLSVWVRSELVQHIGHLRVASVGRGIMGCLGNKGCIAISMSLFRTSFCFVCSHLASGEKEGDELRRNSDVAEILKSTQFPRICKVPGRKIPEKILDHDRVIWLGDLNYRVALSYKETRVLLEDNDWDALLEKDQLKLEKEAGRVFTGWKEGKIYFAPTYKYSHNSDAYAGETVKSKKKRRTPAWCDRILWYGNSIEQLQYIRGESRFSDHRPVCAVFMIQVDMSNGNRGRKGYSSIYSSIGSRIPLEDCIPQRHSFYEF; from the exons ATGTCAAATCATAACCCTTCCTTTGATATGACCAAATCTAGTACTTCGGATAACTCTGTTAAaaatgacaaaaagaaaaag TCGATTATATCCAACATTTTTGGTAAGAAAGGAAAGAACGGGAGGAGCTCGGATGACGACATATTCTCGCGCAGGGAAATTGTTCTCG ATTTAGAGAGGAGGTATGTGGCGAGGAGGAGCTTCTTGGATGCATCCCCTTTTGTTCGCAAAAGCTTTTCAG ATAGACACTGTAGTTCGCGGATCGAAGGTTTGAATCTGTGCGGCTTTGATCGGCCCAAGCGGCAAGTCGTTGAAGTACAGGAAATTCG GGTGTTTGTGGCAACATGGAATGTTGGTGGAAAACCTCCGAACAATGGCCTCAACCTAGAAGACTTTCTACAAGTAGAAGGATCTTCCGACATCTATGTGTTAGG GTTTCAGGAAATAGTTCCTTTAAATGCAGGGAATGTGTTGGTCATCGAAGACAACGAGCCCGCCGCAAAATGGCTTGGCCTCATCTGCCAAGCCCTCAACAAGCCCCGTGACCAATCCGCTAAGGACGACTCCTCAGAATCGAATAGTGGTTCTAAACATTATAGGGATTCCAAGTCCTCAAGCGGCCTCCTCTTCTTCCAAAAACCATCACTCAAAGTCCTCAGTAAGAACTACCGCGTTGACAGTGCCCTTGTTAAGACCTGCAATTGTTCTTCCGAGCCGTCCCGCATGCGTAGAAGGGCGAGAGAGCTAAGAGAGTTCATCTATAGAATAGAGTCGGGCTCCGATGAAGATTCCCCAACAACTGATTTCTCAGGATCTGATCTTAGGAGTAACATGAACTACTGCCTAATTTCGAGTAAGCAAATGGTGGGACTCTTTTTGTCAGTGTGGGTGAGAAGTGAGCTTGTGCAACACATTGGACACCTAAGGGTGGCATCTGTAGGTAGAGGGATCATGGGTTGTCTTGGTAATAAG GGGTGCATTGCAATCAGCATGTCTCTGTTCCGCACGAGCTTCTGCTTCGTGTGCAGCCACTTAGCATCCGGCGAAAAGGAGGGCGACGAGCTGAGGAGGAACTCAGACGTGGCTGAAATCCTAAAGAGCACACAATTTCCAAGAATTTGCAAGGTCCCTGGCCGTAAAATTCCTGAAAAAATCCTCGATCACGA TCGGGTGATCTGGCTTGGGGATTTGAACTACCGCGTTGCATTAAGCTATAAAGAGACACGAGTTCTTCTCGAGGATAACGACTGGGACGCACTCCTAGAGAAAGATCAG TTGAAGTTAGAGAAAGAAGCAGGTAGAGTATTCACTGGGTGGAAAGAAGGCAAGATATATTTTGCGCCTACTTATAAATATTCCCATAACTCGGACGCATATGCTGGAGAGACCGTGAAATCTAAGAAGAAGCGTAGAACGCCTGCGTG GTGTGACAGGATCTTATGGTATGGGAACAGCATTGAACAGCTACAATACATAAGAGGAGAATCGAGATTCTCCGATCATAGACCCGTGTGTGCCGTCTTCATGATTCAGGTTGACATGAGCAATGGAAACAGAGGCAGAAAGGGCTACTCCAGCATCTATTCGAGCATCGGCTCGAGAATTCCGTTGGAAGACTGCATACCTCAAAGGCACAGCTTCTATGAGTTCTAA
- the LOC109706466 gene encoding metallophosphoesterase 1-like isoform X1, translating into MANPSLFFAMLSPAPEMTPLASALPLLLVAALIAFEDWVSTPSCSISGGGGGDLGHSGDLKVMMVADLLLRGSDASYIDLFFRYPFTSKFFSKSFQILNPDMLVVLGDISAKGFELTESKWLTILQQFQKMLEPAVDLPLHIVLGDRDVGECSNLDRKLVREIADHMPGLDSGGCSAFEIGNISFVSLNAVAMLCGSNDLRFSVEKVVERESVDLQSQINVVAGEATASPEKEAVFSNFPWRGNNIELGSGPVVLLHFPLYSAIKNERGDGKVAEGNCWHNHLWSLSSGYSEVFDLPTYDLNHTLPANATEYILQALKPRIVFSAHAHRFYDHIHSDGIREVTVPAMTWAARGKPGFVVVTFEQSKALSVSHCTLAAEWHVMTSYVFLFLLSIAVAIAIKWSKL; encoded by the exons ATGGCGAACCCTTCTCTCTTCTTCGCCATGCTTAGCCCAGCGCCGGAGATGACGCCTCTCGCATCGGCGTTGcccctcctcctcgtcgccgcGCTAATCGCCTTCGAGGATTGGGTCTCCACGCCTTCATGCTCGATCTCCGGAGGCGGGGGTGGCGATTTGGGCCACTCGGGTGATTTGAAGGTGATGATGGTGGCAGATCTCCTGTTGCGGGGCTCCGATGCGTCGTACATCGACCTCTTCTTCAGATACCCCTTCACATCCAAGTTCTTCAGC AAATCCTTTCAGATTCTAAATCCGGATATGCTTGTAGTATTGGGAGACATATCTGCGAAGGGATTTGAACTCACTGAGAGTAAGTGGTTAACAATACTGCAGCAGTTTCAAAAGATGCTGGAACCTGCTGTAGATCTTCCTCTTCATATTGTGTTGGGCGATAGAGATGTTGGGGAATGCAGCAACTTAGATAGGAAGCTTGTTAGAGAGATTGCAGACCATATGCCGGGACTTGATTCAGGTGGTTGTAGCGCTTTCGAGATCGGCAACATTAGTTTTGTTTCACTAAATGCAGTTGCAATGCTTTGTGGCAGCAATGACTTGCGCTTCAGTGTCGAGAAGGTCGTAGAGAGGGAAAGTGTTGATCTACAAAGCCAGATTAATGTTGTGGCAGGAGAAGCTACTGCATCACCTGAAAAGGAAGCTGTATTCAGCAACTTCCCCTGGAGAGGGAATAACATAGAATTGGGTTCTGGTCCTGTGGTCTTACTTCACTTTCCTCTTTATAGTGCTATTAAAAATGAACGTGGAGATGGCAAGGTTGCTGAGGGAAATTGCTGGCATAATCATTTGTGGAGTTTAAGTTCTGGATATAG TGAAGTCTTTGACCTGCCAACATATGATCTGAATCATACTCTTCCAGCAAATGCTACCGAATATATCCTTCAGGCGCTTAAGCCTAG GATAGTGTTTAGTGCTCATGCCCACAGATTCTATGACCACATCCATAGTGATGGGATTCGGGAAGTGACAGTGCCAGCCATGACATGGGCTGCAAGGGGGAAGCCTGGTTTTGTTGTTGTTACATTTGAACAGAGCAAGGCGCTTAGTGTGAGCCACTGCACTCTGGCTGCGGAGTGGCATGTAATGACGAGCTATGTATTTCTATTTCTCCTGTCAATAGCAGTAGCAATTGCAATTAAGTGGTCGAAATTGTAA
- the LOC109706467 gene encoding annexin D7-like isoform X1, giving the protein MATSKQLAKKYEADCQYLHHLFSGYSASRDEARAAVEIFTHRNTEELKLICQAYRALYSCDLFHLLTRHNTTFARVAYLRASEPSNLDAEITREALFGTALNTDVLIEIICTRSSSELVSTKQAYQARYNSNLERDVSFKINGNIKEVLLAALNSNKYNGGRVDTSMAMCDAKTLYEAIESGKYIDQRCIILVLSQRSTDQIKAILSSYKQLYGREFTKFLKKEKCGEFGQLLRGVIQCIQFPEKHFAKQLRKRLKAGDAREVLIRTVVTRSEIDVRNINRVFTAKTGWTLESVIRNEFSNSSSYNDKLYYSVGDFLVALLEQSC; this is encoded by the exons ATGGCAACTAGTAAACAGCTTGCTAAGAAATACGAAGCAGATTGTCAATACCTTCACCACTTATTTTCTG GTTACTCTGCATCTAGGGATGAGGCAAGGGCAGCAGTGGAGATCTTCACGCACAGAAACACAGAAGAGCTAAAACTCATTTGCCAGGCCTATCGCGCTCTTTATAGTTGTGATCTCTTTCACCTCCTCACCAGACATAACACTACTTTTGCA AGGGTGGCCTATCTTCGCGCTAGTGAGCCTTCTAATCTGGATGCGGAGATAACTAGGGAAGCACTCTTTGGTACGGCTTTGAACACCGATGTGCTCATAGAGATCATTTGCACTCGTTCTTCATCGGAACTTGTCTCCACCAAGCAAGCCTACCAAGCTAGATACAACTCCAATCTCGAGCGTGATGTTTCATTTAAAATTAACGGTAACATAAAGGAG GTTCTTTTGGCAGCCTTAAACTCGAACAAATATAATGGAGGAAGAGTTGACACAAGTATGGCTATGTGTGATGCAAAGACACTTTACGAGGCGATTGAAAGCGGAAAATACATTGATCAGAGGTGCATCATTTTGGTGCTGAGTCAGAGAAGCACTGATCAAATTAAAGCAATTCTTTCCTCATACAAGCAACTCTACGGCCGCGAATTCACAAAGTTtctgaagaaagagaaatgtGGGGAGTTTGGCCAGCTTCTTCGCGGAGTGATCCAATGCATTCAGTTTCCTGAGAAGCACTTTGCGAAGCAACTTCGCAAGAGATTGAAAGCCGGAGATGCGCGAGAGGTTCTGATTCGGACCGTCGTGACGAGATCAGAAATTGATGTCAGGAACATAAACAGAGTTTTCACTGCAAAAACTGGATGGACGCTAGAAAGTGTCATTAGGAATGAGTTCAGCAACAGCAGCTCTTATAATGACAAATTGTATTACTCTGTTGGTGATTTCCTTGTTGCACTCCTCGAACAGTCATGCTGA
- the LOC109706467 gene encoding annexin D7-like isoform X2: MATSKQLAKKYEADCQYLHHLFSGYSASRDEARAAVEIFTHRNTEELKLICQAYRALYSCDLFHLLTRHNTTFARVAYLRASEPSNLDAEITREALFGTALNTDVLIEIICTRSSSELVSTKQAYQARYNSNLERDVSFKINALNSNKYNGGRVDTSMAMCDAKTLYEAIESGKYIDQRCIILVLSQRSTDQIKAILSSYKQLYGREFTKFLKKEKCGEFGQLLRGVIQCIQFPEKHFAKQLRKRLKAGDAREVLIRTVVTRSEIDVRNINRVFTAKTGWTLESVIRNEFSNSSSYNDKLYYSVGDFLVALLEQSC; this comes from the exons ATGGCAACTAGTAAACAGCTTGCTAAGAAATACGAAGCAGATTGTCAATACCTTCACCACTTATTTTCTG GTTACTCTGCATCTAGGGATGAGGCAAGGGCAGCAGTGGAGATCTTCACGCACAGAAACACAGAAGAGCTAAAACTCATTTGCCAGGCCTATCGCGCTCTTTATAGTTGTGATCTCTTTCACCTCCTCACCAGACATAACACTACTTTTGCA AGGGTGGCCTATCTTCGCGCTAGTGAGCCTTCTAATCTGGATGCGGAGATAACTAGGGAAGCACTCTTTGGTACGGCTTTGAACACCGATGTGCTCATAGAGATCATTTGCACTCGTTCTTCATCGGAACTTGTCTCCACCAAGCAAGCCTACCAAGCTAGATACAACTCCAATCTCGAGCGTGATGTTTCATTTAAAATTAACG CCTTAAACTCGAACAAATATAATGGAGGAAGAGTTGACACAAGTATGGCTATGTGTGATGCAAAGACACTTTACGAGGCGATTGAAAGCGGAAAATACATTGATCAGAGGTGCATCATTTTGGTGCTGAGTCAGAGAAGCACTGATCAAATTAAAGCAATTCTTTCCTCATACAAGCAACTCTACGGCCGCGAATTCACAAAGTTtctgaagaaagagaaatgtGGGGAGTTTGGCCAGCTTCTTCGCGGAGTGATCCAATGCATTCAGTTTCCTGAGAAGCACTTTGCGAAGCAACTTCGCAAGAGATTGAAAGCCGGAGATGCGCGAGAGGTTCTGATTCGGACCGTCGTGACGAGATCAGAAATTGATGTCAGGAACATAAACAGAGTTTTCACTGCAAAAACTGGATGGACGCTAGAAAGTGTCATTAGGAATGAGTTCAGCAACAGCAGCTCTTATAATGACAAATTGTATTACTCTGTTGGTGATTTCCTTGTTGCACTCCTCGAACAGTCATGCTGA
- the LOC109706632 gene encoding uncharacterized protein LOC109706632, whose protein sequence is MANEGLGDEAPRILGDMTNIFGKRPLSLDLKISTNENKVERYKESPPKRQKGTGYETRCYRKNKCAIDDKENRRGSAKETCHSTASDYRDYLNKENTRTADHPFSLCSDNIDSDSNTCGNIEAKMPKHDCELLGSLSGRSSKARESQPEQEERREEGYETDGEETSRNAARNDGEFLNSFSEMEDKINVGNDEAKDPVGKSGSLELFDTSGSSGYRMNDTNEILNLHHAQNGEDAKGKGSVHLDKACMCSFCLKAAHMLADLHYQDASGRLSAVNRTRKQIRLLEGKNYGLAQTGKTPRDIPKQSVEMELELTQHWKSLFLHTDNVLEREMTQLHSTLLRLKELKENCKRDLEISTVSLDD, encoded by the exons ATGGCTAATGAAGGCCTCGGAGATGAGGCTCCGCGCATTTTGGGTGATATGACCAACATCTTTGGTAAGAGGCCACTCTCATTGGATTTGAAAATTTCTACGAATGAGAACAAGGTCGAGAGATATAAAGAGAGTCCACCGAAAAGACAAAAAGGAACAGGATACGAGACGCGGTGTTATCGAAAGAACAAATGTGCGATAGATGACAAGGAAAATAGAAGAGGTAGTGCGAAAGAAACCTGCCATTCTACGGCTTCAGATTATAGAGATTACCTTAACAAAGAGAATACTCGAACCGCTGACCATCCTTTTAGTTTGTGTTCGGACAATATAGACAGTGACTCTAATACATGTGGAAATATAGAAGCGAAAATGCCGAAACATGATTGTGAACTTTTGGGTTCTTTATCCGGTCGCAGCAGTAAAGCAAGAGAGTCACAGCCGGAACAAGAGGAACGCCGTGAAGAGGGTTATGAAACAGATGGTGAAGAGACTTCCAGAAATGCTGCGCGAAATGATGGTGAATTTTTgaattctttttctgaaatggAAGATAAGATAAATGTTGGGAATGATGAAGCCAAAGATCCAGTTGGGAAATCGGGATCGTTAGAGTTATTTGACACATCTGGTTCATCGGGGTACAGAATGAATGATACGAACGAGATTCTGAATTTGCACCACGCGCAAAACGGTGAGGATGCCAAGGGGAAAGGCAGTGTTCATTTGGACAAAGCATGTATGTGCTCCTTTTGTCTTAAAG CTGCTCATATGTTGGCGGATCTTCATTACCAGGATGCCAGCGGCCGTCTTTCTG CGGTGAACAGGACTAGAAAACAGATTCGGTTACTGGAAGGGAAAAATTATGGCCTTGCACAAACCGGCAAGACTCCTAGAGATATCCCAAAGCAATCCGTAGAAATGGAGCTTGAACTCACGCAACACTGGAAATCACTCTTTCTTCATACGGACAACGTCCTTGAGCGTGAGATGACGCAGCTT CATTCCACCCTACTGAGGTTAAAGGAATTGAAGGAGAACTGCAAGAGAGATCTTGAGATTAGCACAGTTTCTTTAGATGATTGA
- the LOC109706466 gene encoding metallophosphoesterase 1-like isoform X2, whose translation MANPSLFFAMLSPAPEMTPLASALPLLLVAALIAFEDWVSTPSCSISGGGGGDLGHSGDLKVMMVADLLLRGSDASYIDLFFRYPFTSKFFSKSFQILNPDMLVVLGDISAKGFELTESKWLTILQQFQKMLEPAVDLPLHIVLGDRDVGECSNLDRKLVREIADHMPGLDSVAMLCGSNDLRFSVEKVVERESVDLQSQINVVAGEATASPEKEAVFSNFPWRGNNIELGSGPVVLLHFPLYSAIKNERGDGKVAEGNCWHNHLWSLSSGYSEVFDLPTYDLNHTLPANATEYILQALKPRIVFSAHAHRFYDHIHSDGIREVTVPAMTWAARGKPGFVVVTFEQSKALSVSHCTLAAEWHVMTSYVFLFLLSIAVAIAIKWSKL comes from the exons ATGGCGAACCCTTCTCTCTTCTTCGCCATGCTTAGCCCAGCGCCGGAGATGACGCCTCTCGCATCGGCGTTGcccctcctcctcgtcgccgcGCTAATCGCCTTCGAGGATTGGGTCTCCACGCCTTCATGCTCGATCTCCGGAGGCGGGGGTGGCGATTTGGGCCACTCGGGTGATTTGAAGGTGATGATGGTGGCAGATCTCCTGTTGCGGGGCTCCGATGCGTCGTACATCGACCTCTTCTTCAGATACCCCTTCACATCCAAGTTCTTCAGC AAATCCTTTCAGATTCTAAATCCGGATATGCTTGTAGTATTGGGAGACATATCTGCGAAGGGATTTGAACTCACTGAGAGTAAGTGGTTAACAATACTGCAGCAGTTTCAAAAGATGCTGGAACCTGCTGTAGATCTTCCTCTTCATATTGTGTTGGGCGATAGAGATGTTGGGGAATGCAGCAACTTAGATAGGAAGCTTGTTAGAGAGATTGCAGACCATATGCCGGGACTTGATTCAG TTGCAATGCTTTGTGGCAGCAATGACTTGCGCTTCAGTGTCGAGAAGGTCGTAGAGAGGGAAAGTGTTGATCTACAAAGCCAGATTAATGTTGTGGCAGGAGAAGCTACTGCATCACCTGAAAAGGAAGCTGTATTCAGCAACTTCCCCTGGAGAGGGAATAACATAGAATTGGGTTCTGGTCCTGTGGTCTTACTTCACTTTCCTCTTTATAGTGCTATTAAAAATGAACGTGGAGATGGCAAGGTTGCTGAGGGAAATTGCTGGCATAATCATTTGTGGAGTTTAAGTTCTGGATATAG TGAAGTCTTTGACCTGCCAACATATGATCTGAATCATACTCTTCCAGCAAATGCTACCGAATATATCCTTCAGGCGCTTAAGCCTAG GATAGTGTTTAGTGCTCATGCCCACAGATTCTATGACCACATCCATAGTGATGGGATTCGGGAAGTGACAGTGCCAGCCATGACATGGGCTGCAAGGGGGAAGCCTGGTTTTGTTGTTGTTACATTTGAACAGAGCAAGGCGCTTAGTGTGAGCCACTGCACTCTGGCTGCGGAGTGGCATGTAATGACGAGCTATGTATTTCTATTTCTCCTGTCAATAGCAGTAGCAATTGCAATTAAGTGGTCGAAATTGTAA
- the LOC109706908 gene encoding uncharacterized protein LOC109706908 — MGNSCTKQDRSAALQLCKERMRFIKQAIDSRYALSAAQLSYVQSLRNVGTALRQFVEAETLIEVPVATSEPDKSPSHSSYASPSPSPLADNFGSPLTNESPLNPRISDVSFMRATGSASLKVTVNSTQGHFVEEDASPTFPFPPPPPDINSSWDFFDPVVPFDNVGIQNFNRLGDFQHSKEKHLSPSIGEKNEVFGKNEEKASTSTNSEVDCQNNGLEPYHLMGRSGFITTDGKNERLNRVASSEVTTSVSKDVGVEKEPRNEREDASEFITHRAKDFLTSMKDIESRFSKAADSGHEVSRMLETNKIRLSISSETIGKSSPSLVLTPFLICCMAENNTAHESDKQVITWKRSISSQSSSSRNPLISASRDDATESGSDFIEEFCMISGSHSSTLDRLYAWERKLYDELKSSESISKAYDRKCVQLRHQFARDLDARVIDKTRAVAKVLHSRLRVAIQTVDSISRRIERLRDEELQPQLIELIQGLIRMWRIMLETHHAQYITISLAYHTKSSALVPPSESCKRALIHLRSEMDCFGLSFSNWVKAHKSYVEALNSWLQKCVLPPQERSRGRKVAFSPRRTLAPPIFVLLREWLNGILSQNSDEVNDSIDQITLVLHEWFKQHSQLKQAKKKLSDEENETEPKEENKEEKCKEIESKVVNLQGSLTRLFDRLTKFAEAMLKTYEEVKQESEKAQAAYIEGRVIR, encoded by the exons ATGGGTAATTCATGCACGAAACAGGACCGTAGTGCGGCGCTGCAGCTATGCAAGGAGCGCATGCGGTTCATTAAGCAAGCAATCGACTCAAGGTATGCTCTCTCGGCGGCTCAGCTGTCTTATGTTCAATCTCTTCGGAACGTAGGAACTGCTCTAAGACAGTTTGTGGAGGCTGAGACTTTAATTGAAGTACCTGTCGCAACTTCTGAGCCCGATAAATCTCCGTCTCATTCTTCTTATGCTTCGCCATCTCCTTCCCCTCTCGCCGACAATTTTGGCTCACCTTTGACCAATGAAAGTCCTTTAAATCCTCGTATTTCCGACGTCAGCTTCATGAGGGCTACAGGAAGTGCTTCTCTAAAAGTTACAGTTAATTCAACACAAGGCCACTTTGTTGAAGAGGATGCATCCCCTACTTTTCCTTTCCCTCCGCCACCTCCGGATATTAACTCATCTTGGGACTTCTTTGATCCTGTTGTTCCGTTTGATAATGTCGGCATCCAGAATTTTAATAGGTTGGGGGATTTCCAGCATTCTAAAGAAAAGCATCTGAGTCCTTCAATTGGAGAGAAAAATGAGGTGTTTGGAAAGAATGAGGAAAAGGCATCCACCAGTACTAATTCAGAAGTTGATTGTCAGAACAATGGCTTGGAGCCATATCATTTAATGGGAAGGTCTGGATTTATTACAACCGATGGAAAAAATGAACGTCTGAATAGAGTTGCCTCGTCGGAAGTAACCACTTCTGTGTCAAAGGATGTTGGTGTTGAGAAAGAACCACGCAATGAAAGGGAAGATGCGTCTGAGTTCATAACTCATAGAGCTAAAGATTTCTTAACCAGTATGAAAGATATTGAAAGCCGGTTCAGTAAGGCTGCAGATTCTGGCCACGAAGTGTCGAGAATGCTGGAAACGAATAAGATTCGACTTAGCATTTCTTCTGAGACAATAG GGAAATCTTCACCATCGTTAGTCCTTACCCCCTTCTTAATATGTTGCATGGCAGAGAACAACACAGCCCATG AATCAGACAAGCAGGTTATTACTTGGAAACGCTCGATTTCGTCACAGTCATCATCATCAAGAAATCCTCTTATTTCGGCATCAAGGGATGACGCAACTGAAAGTGGTAGTGATTTTATTGAAGAATTTTGCATGATTTCAGGGAGTCATTCATCAACTTTAGATAGATTGTATGCTTGGGAGAGAAAACTTTACGATGAACTGAAG TCTAGTGAGTCCATCAGTAAGGCATATGATCGGAAATGCGTCCAGCTTAGACACCAATTTGCAAGAGACTTAGATGCCCGCGTGATCGACAAAACTCGGGCTGTCGCGAAAGTTCTGCATTCAAGATTGAGAGTAGCAATTCAAACAGTTGATTCAATTTCTAGAAGAATCGAGAGGCTAAGGGATGAAGAACTGCAACCCCAACTCATCGAACTGATTCAAGG GTTGATCCGCATGTGGAGAATTATGCTTGAAACCCACCATGCACAATATATAACTATCTCACTTGCCTATCACACAAAAAGCTCAGCTTTAGTACCACCTAGTGAGTCCTGTAAACGAGCTCTGATCCACCTACGAAGTGAGATGGATTGTTTTGGCTTAAGCTTTTcaaattgggtaaaagcccaTAAATCCTATGTAGAAGCTCTCAACTCCTGGCTCCAAAAGTGTGTCTTGCCACCACAAGAACGTTCGAGGGGAAGAAAGGTAGCCTTTTCGCCTCGCCGAACCCTCGCCCCTCCAATATTTGTTCTCTTGCGGGAATGGTTGAATGGAATATTGTCGCAAAATTCAGATGAAGTTAATGATTCTATAGATCAGATCACACTGGTCTTGCATGAATGGTTCAAGCAGCACTCACAATTAAAACAAGCCAAAAAGAAGCTTTCTGATGAGGAAAATGAGACAGAGCCGAAGGAAGAGAACAAAGAAGAGAAATGTAAGGAGATAGAATCGAAGGTGGTCAACTTGCAAGGTAGCTTGACAAGATTGTTTGATCGGCTAACGAAATTTGCGGAGGCCATGTTGAAAACTTACGAAGAGGTCAAACAAGAGAGTGAGAAAGCTCAGGCTGCTTACATAGAGGGTAGAGTCATTAGGTAA